The segment GAAAaaatccttaaaggaacacgttgccttggatcggacgagttggtctatgaaaagcgtttgaaactgttgttataaaatcgatatggctagaaagatgttgtaaaagtagaatacaatgatctacacaaatatgcctcgaaattgcgtggttttcattttacctcgtcaacaaacacggtcggctatttatgggagtcaaaaatattactcccttaaatggccgaccttgtaagttcgcgacgtaaaatgaaaaccgtgcaattttgagtgatacttgtgtggatcagtatattctacttttaaaagatctttcttaccatatgcatttcataacaaacggtttcaaacgcttttcatagacctactcgcccgatccaaggcaacgtgttcctttaagtgctATGAGATGCCCTGTGGGTGTGATAAtgctctatataagaactatGTATTATTAGTACTATTAATTATTTCCCGACTTCATTATAACAGGTCACAGAGCAGTTTACCTCAGACTACATGCTAAGCGTTGCAATCACACGTCTGATGACGTTAACCAGCGCACTACGTAACTATCCAGACGACGTCGTACGTGACAGCCCGGCGTACGAGAAGGCTCTGTGTGCTTTGTGCATCATGACTGCCCCGGCCGCACCGCTTATTACATCAGAGCTTTGGAGAGGGATCGCTGGGGTGCCTTATCACATCTCAGACCATCAATGGGTGGgtagacattttcatttgggtGGTAGGGGaacaatggaccgttccggctttccactaagctccgcccaccgcgcacgtgagcaagacatgACATTCTGCatgattctgccgcgcgtgccaaatatatgcgcacgcatgaccgagatgggtgaacgcgcacagtttgattgacatggccggatcggtccatatTTGACGAGGCTCTACAAAAATCCGTTGCTTGTCGCACAACTCACTTTTCCAGTGGAGAACTGTTGAGTGATGtgagggtgaaaaaaaaagattacattttcattttttgtatgTTCTTTTATGCTTCTTTAGGGtcttattttttcaaattttctgaagtaaaatctttgtttattattggtaaAGGTGAATAAAAACATGTTCTTTTTTACATCAatagttgatgtttttattaaacgGGTTGTTACCCCAGTATGGGTTGTTTTTCAGACTATGTCATAATCTATTTTTCAAAAGGTcataacttttgaaccaaacatcACACAAGTGTGTAAGATATGTCAGAACGAAGCTTGTTGTATGATCTTTCAATACAATTGCCACTTTCCAGGATTGTGATGTTCTACTGCAGTCATGGCCAACAGAAGCAGCGGAAATAACGGATCAAGCGGCAGATATTAACATTCTTATGAAGGTATGCACCCATTGAACTTTGTAGATAAATAGCATAAACAGTTCTGTAAATGAATTTCAACACTGCActgttaaagggttttgatacctttagtagatcaagtttttggcaatgccatgaatccctactcactgtgaataaaaTTGTATattatgtaatataatttacctgtagaagttgaGCTTCATTATTTGACAAGTTTTTGAGAcataaaatgaaaatcacagagcaatgtgtTAGGAGAaacgggtaaatccattgtgaatgctaaaataattttggtctcactGAGACCAAAATTACTTTGGTGAAATTGTTGAactcttttctcaaaacctacagcacctcagcaagtaatattttaagggaatcttTGGACCATAGCTATTTTTAAgccatgtaagttttattagAACAGTGAaatcttgtgtgttttttttttttttttttgtgtcgtacaaaaagtacccaaagtGATAAATAAATTGCACTACTGTAGAGTATTTTGTtaatagattgtttttttatttttattacagGTAAATAACCAGACAAAAGGCAGAGTCCAGGTTCCAGCTCATCTACTGCACGATGAAAAGGAAGTACAGAGGCTGTTACTAGACAGTGACCTAGGTCAGGAGGTCATAGGTCAAAGAAGCATTAAAAGGGTCGTGTTTGTGTCCAAAGTACCACTTGTGAACTTTATACTGGATGATCCCAGTTGATGTGGAACtgtttaacaattttttaacaaaagtttaATGAAGCAATTCACACCAGTTTTTTGTATTGAAATAAGAGGGACTCCaaagtcaaattcagttttgtgagtCACTTTTTGTCCAAAAGATATAGTCCTTATggaaataattacaaaattacAGGTGTCTTCTCAACGCTACAACGTTGGGAAATGCCAATGTTTTGGATACTTTCAAGgacattttttgtcaaaatccaAGTGCTTATTTATGGGGAAAATTATACAGAAAGATCATAAGGTCACATGTAAAGGTTTCAGCCGAAAATAGTGTCtgtctgttgaaaaaaaagcaacaaactAGCTGTTGTatggtattttcacaagaaactTCAAATCCATCAatgtttagcgaggtgacagcgtgTAACAACCACATCTCTTGTTGCAGCATACGAAAGCCAAAACATCCCCTTGGAAATCCTAGAAATGATTCATATAATCAAATGTTTTGCGActtatccaaaccatattacaTTGAAAGGGAattctcttttaaaggcactggacgctattggtaattactcaaaataattgttagcataaaaccttactttatcacaagcaatggagatctgttgatagtagaaaacattgtgagaaaccgctctgaagtaatgtagttttttcgagaaagaaataattttccacttttagtatttgaatttgatttcgagacctcagaattagactttgaggtcccgaaatcaagcatctgaacgcacacaacttcgtgtgacaagggtttttttcttccattattatctcgcaactttgatgaccaatggagttcaaattttcacaggtttgttattttatgcatatgttgagatacaccaagtgagaagactggtcttgacaattaccaaacgtgtccagtgtctttaaagtaatttaaactaccaacagctGCAGTTCTTCTCACCACTATTGAGTTTTTATAGacgatattattttttttaactttcaaTGTATAACCCTACCTTTAACGTTGCTATTGTGTTTCATATTAAAAAGAACTCTCAAAGTGAAAtgaagtaataaataaataaaaataaatataaggatttatttattttcttcactGTAGCTACCAAACCATGTCTAATTTCCTGAGCTGTCAAGCTTGCTATGTTTGTCTGGTTTCCCTGTTCACACagtaactttttttcttctgacaTCTCATTTCATAATAATTTAACAGACTTTCCAACCTCAGTTTAGGTTATAAAACTGGGTTGAGATGGTTGAGAAACTAtcgcccaatttcatgaagttgTTGAACACAAAACTGCTTAGAGAAGGAAAATCGTGCTTCACAGaaacaggtcaccagccaaaatactatgtaATGTAAACAGTTTGTGACTGGCTCCCTGTTTTGCAGACAGGTATGATATTCATCCTACTTCCGATTTCCGATTTTTCTGTTATTCGGCTCTTGGAAAAGTCTGgtaaaattgtgattaaatagcacGAGATGTTTAATTAAAGCTTACATCATGTTAACATGTGGGTTTGAACTATACACATGGTACCTAGGGTGTTAGTACCTAGTGTGACCTCAaggaaaattacaaaatatttaaacaaattatcaacGTGTTATTAGCCAAAGAAATACCATTAACTCAATAATCAGGCCTCATCTTTGCACTATGGCAGCCAAAACAAGTTTGCGAGAATGTAAATGTGGAAAAACTCCCACACCCCAaccccaaatttgataaaccaTACCCTATCTTGTTGGGCTGTAGATGCCTTTAATTACGCCGTGCATGTACAGGTGTACGTAGCATCATAGAGCAGGACTGGTCCTATAATAGAGCAAGAGTGAGCATCTGCCATCCCAATATACGCGGCCGTGAAACCGTTCCCTGCGTTTTGCCCAGGGACcaaacaaataatgtcattCCTGTATTTTTCATTATCTGCGGTAATAAACCAAAATGGACGCCACCAAAACAAGTTTGGCTTTTCAGCCCATTGTTGTGCCTGTGACAGGCTGcaatttgtgatttgttttatgttccATTGTGTGTCTGGAATGGAAATAAGCACTGGAGACACTTTGGtctttactcaaaatatttggtaCTGCATGGTAGCataaaaaaacttgtcaacgagcaatgaagagctgtttggaagtataaaacaatggagatacggttccctctgaagtaaaatggtttttgagaaagaggtaatttctcactgaagccttttagtatgcatctgaaggtacacaaatgtgtgcatcaagggtgttttttctttcattattctctcgcaacttcgatgaccaatcgattCCAAATTTCAAATAATGCGAGCCGTGACCCGCCAAGTCAAATTGTTGTCACATGTCACTGGGAAGGGGAGTAGCAAAGGTGATTTTAAATGGGGTTAAGTTCATGGTTATCACTCATGTAGCATGAATATTGAACCTGACTTGTGTGTTGTGCATTATTGTGATTGCTGTTTTTTAACCCAAAGTCTACACTTAACTCTGTCACAGTAAGTTGCGTTTGAACCGGTAGTGATTGTACACTGTAAATCGCATAATTTAGTTCAACATGGGTAGCCTGTATTTTGGTTATGGCAGTAACATGCTGAGCGAGAGACTTCTAGTGAACGGCATTTCGTCAACGTTCGTTACGGTGGCCAAGTTAAATGTAAGTTTGTGATGGGATATTGTAGCCCccttcttttccttttttttgtttttgaaagtgttaaagccattggaccctttcggtaaacacaaCTTTTcggtgtaccacaacttctatatcaaataacaaacctgtggaaatttaggctcaatcggtcatcggagtcgggagaaaacaacggaaaaacccacccttgtttccgcgcgttaggccgtgtcatgacatgtgtttaaaataaatccgtaattctcgttaacgagaatttctattgttttgctgttttctcaaaaagtaaagcatttcatggaataatatttcaagagaagtctttcaccattgccttctgtaaaccctgtaagttatttgtaaatctgtgaacttttatttttttttctgaaccgaaagggtccaatggctttaaccgaCAGAAAATACGCGGTTTTCCCTTGGCCATGCTGACCTATTTTTGGAAAGGCGGTTTTGCCTTTGGTAAAGGTTCAAGTAGTTTGCATTTTGACTCATAGGCCTATACCTGACCCGGTAAGTTAACTAAGCTCCGGCCTGAATGTTGCCAAGAGGATTAAAGAAGTTGACTTGCCGTTTAAaggccactggacactattggtaattgtcaaagaccatgtcttctcagttggtgtatctcaatatatgcataaaataacaaacctgtgaaaattttagctcaattggtcgtcgaagttgcgagataataatgaaagaaaaaaacacccttgtcacacgaagctgtgagCTTtcatgtgcttgatttcgatacctcaaactctaattctgaggtctcgaaatcaaatatatgtggaaaattacttctttctcgaaaactatgttacttcagagggagccgtttctcacaatgtgttatactatcaacagctccccattacccgttaccaaggttttatgctaataattatttcgagtaataacaaagtgtccagtgccgttaatgGTTAAAATTGTATGCTTTTTTGTGGCATACTCTGACCGTAGTAAACAACGTAGAACTAAATTGGATAACAAACAAACTGCCAGGGAGTTGTTAACGGTGAGATCCGCTCCGACGAGAGtgggcgatttttttttttttttttttttttggagggggggctTGTTTATGTTCCGATACCCTATAATCTCATAAAGTTAACACAATACGATAACCTAAAAATTCTGCATCTacaaaattgtaataaattCACCAAATTCGAAACTATGTTATTGTGTAGTTTTTCCCGACTTTCTgatcttttgtcaaaaatgtaaCCTCCATTCTAACTGCATTTTTAACTGTGCGCAAAAATTTATGAGTGAGTTCGTAGTATTCAAAGATTGTAAGAAAAAGAGTTACTCTGACTACTAATGTTTGTACAATGTGTTTGTCACGATACATCAAGACATTAAGTCACGATACGTCGAGACAGTCACGATACATCGAGACATGCAGCAGTCAATGATCCTCGAACATCCACAGAACAGAGAGTCACCCAGAGTCCGGACTCGTCATGCTGTTTTCTCAGTCAAATGGAAAATGAGACAAAAAGTATCATTTCTCGTCTTCGTGATATCTCCTTCATCAGCAGCCGCATCATGACGAGTTGTGTTGTTGGGCTGGCACAACGCACATTCCCTCCACCTTGCTCCAGCAGATTGAAGGAACAATGTCAGGGTGTGATTTGGCGAGCCTTCCCGCATGACACGACTTACTGAGATCCAAGGCGACCGTCATCACCGGTGTATAGGCAGAATAGTGGGGTGTTGGTGGTGACGGGTACAGGGAGCTTACAGACTGCGTAGTTTTCCCTGTTGCAAGGTTTATCGTCCCATTTGCCGCCACGGTCACCCCACATTGATACACAGTGCGAATCAGAGGAGGCATCTGGTTGGTTGGCCGCCCAGTTCTCGTAAGAGCCGCTCGCATCACTACGACGTGCATCATACAAATTTCCCTTCGGGTTGATGACACCAATCCAGAGATCCGGTCCAGTTGTGGTATCCTGAATCTTTTGCAGAAAGAATTCCCAAATAAACTCATGTTCGGATTGTGAGTTTGGGATACCAAGCGTTGCTCCATACTTGGGACAAAAACTCGTTGCGTTGTTCCAAGTCATCTTCTCCGTTATGAAGTAACATGACGCTCCGTCTTTGCGCCAATTGGGAGGGCAGTTTCCACGCTGGCAGTTCTTTTGCTGGCAGATATCTGCCAGTATACTTCCACAACCGAGACCCAGAAGCAGGCTTGAAACTTTAAAGATATTCATTTTTTTGGTTCAGTAAAGTAAACTTGGTTAGATGTCTAAAGGCAAAGGAGCGAGGTTCCGTGAAGTCTCAGTTAAAATTATACAGACACTCCAAAATGGCTTCCGTTGTCAATTCCTCCCTGGTTCACTTCCACGATAACAATGACGCCACACTGGCGAGCAGAGCCTCTTAATTGCGATCTGTTTCGCTTGAGTTGATGTTTTTTAACGCTTAGGTTTATAgaaattttgtgttttctttaatgGTTACCAAAGTAACACTAATTCACCGTACGAACGCGGTCACGTTTCTGTTATTACAGctattaaataataattgctATCATTATCAACGAAACGGCCTTTCTGTTAAATTAGTCCTACAA is part of the Asterias rubens chromosome 4, eAstRub1.3, whole genome shotgun sequence genome and harbors:
- the LOC117288855 gene encoding lithostathine-1-like — encoded protein: MNIFKVSSLLLGLGCGSILADICQQKNCQRGNCPPNWRKDGASCYFITEKMTWNNATSFCPKYGATLGIPNSQSEHEFIWEFFLQKIQDTTTGPDLWIGVINPKGNLYDARRSDASGSYENWAANQPDASSDSHCVSMWGDRGGKWDDKPCNRENYAVCKLPVPVTTNTPLFCLYTGDDGRLGSQ